In Helicobacter pylori, a single genomic region encodes these proteins:
- a CDS encoding IMP dehydrogenase: MRILQRALTFEDVLMVPRKSSVLPKDVSLKSRLTKNIRLNIPFISAAMDTVTEHKTAIAMARLGGIGIVHKNMDIQTQVKEITKVKKSESGVINDPIFIHAHRTLADAKVITDNYKISGVPVVDDKGLLIGILTNRDVRFETDLSKKVGDVMTKMPLVTAHVGISLDEASDLMHKHKIEKLPIVDKDNVLKGLITIKDIQKRIEYPEANKDDFGRLRVGAAIGVGQLDRAEMLVKAGVDALVLDSAHGHSANILHTLEEIKKSLVVDVIVGNVVTKEATSDLISAGADAIKVGIGPGSICTTRIVAGVGMPQVSAIDNCVEVASKFDIPVIADGGIRYSGDVAKALALGASSVMIGSLLAGTEESPGDFMIYQGRQYKSYRGMGSIGAMTKGSSDRYFQEGVASEKLVPEGIEGRVPYRGKVSDMIFQLVGGVRSSMGYQGAKNILELYQNAEFVEITSAGLKESHVHGVDITKEAPNYYG; the protein is encoded by the coding sequence ATGAGAATTTTACAAAGGGCTTTGACTTTTGAAGACGTGTTGATGGTGCCTAGAAAGTCCAGCGTTTTACCTAAAGATGTGAGCTTAAAGTCTCGCCTAACTAAAAACATTCGTTTGAATATCCCCTTTATTAGCGCGGCTATGGATACGGTTACAGAGCATAAAACCGCTATTGCTATGGCGCGCCTTGGGGGTATTGGCATCGTGCATAAAAACATGGATATTCAAACGCAAGTCAAAGAAATCACTAAGGTTAAAAAAAGCGAGAGTGGGGTGATTAATGATCCTATTTTTATCCATGCGCACAGGACGCTAGCGGACGCTAAAGTCATAACGGACAATTATAAGATTTCAGGCGTGCCTGTGGTAGATGATAAGGGGTTGTTGATTGGGATTTTAACCAACAGAGACGTGCGTTTTGAAACCGATTTGAGTAAAAAAGTGGGCGATGTGATGACTAAAATGCCTTTAGTTACCGCTCATGTGGGCATTAGTTTGGATGAAGCGAGCGATTTGATGCACAAGCATAAGATTGAAAAATTGCCCATTGTGGATAAAGATAATGTTTTAAAAGGCTTGATCACGATCAAGGACATTCAAAAACGCATTGAATACCCTGAGGCCAATAAAGATGATTTTGGGAGGTTGAGAGTGGGGGCGGCTATTGGAGTGGGGCAGTTGGATAGGGCTGAAATGTTAGTTAAAGCGGGGGTGGATGCGTTGGTGCTAGACAGCGCACATGGGCATTCAGCGAATATTTTACACACTTTAGAAGAGATTAAAAAAAGCTTGGTAGTGGATGTGATTGTGGGGAATGTGGTAACTAAAGAAGCCACAAGCGATTTAATTAGCGCGGGAGCGGACGCTATTAAAGTGGGTATTGGGCCAGGAAGCATTTGCACCACTAGGATTGTGGCCGGGGTGGGAATGCCTCAAGTGAGCGCGATTGATAATTGCGTAGAAGTGGCGTCTAAATTTGATATTCCTGTGATTGCAGATGGAGGGATTCGCTATTCAGGCGATGTGGCTAAGGCTTTGGCTTTGGGGGCATCAAGCGTGATGATAGGCTCTTTACTCGCTGGCACAGAAGAATCTCCAGGGGATTTTATGATTTACCAAGGGAGGCAATATAAAAGCTATAGGGGCATGGGCAGCATTGGGGCTATGACAAAAGGGAGCTCTGATAGGTATTTTCAAGAGGGCGTGGCGAGTGAAAAGTTAGTCCCAGAAGGCATTGAGGGGCGTGTGCCTTATCGTGGTAAGGTTTCGGATATGATTTTCCAATTAGTAGGGGGCGTGCGCTCTTCTATGGGGTATCAGGGGGCGAAAAATATTTTGGAATTGTATCAAAACGCTGAATTTGTAGAAATCACTAGCGCAGGATTAAAAGAAAGCCATGTGCATGGCGTGGATATCACTAAAGAAGCCCCTAATTATTATGGGTGA
- a CDS encoding ATP synthase subunit A, with product MEHRVFTIANFFSSNHDFITGFFVVLTAVLMFLISLGASRKMQMVPMGLQNVYESIISAILSVAKDIIGEELARKYFPLAGTIALYVFFSNMIGIIPGFESPTASWSFTLVLALIVFFYYHFEGIRVQGFFKYFAHFAGPVKWLAPFMFPIEIISHFSRIVSLSFRLFGNIKGDDMFLLIMLLLVPWAVPVAPFMVLFFMGILQAFVFMILTYVYLAGAVLTDEGH from the coding sequence ATGGAACACAGAGTATTTACTATTGCTAATTTTTTTAGCTCCAATCATGATTTTATCACCGGGTTTTTTGTTGTTTTGACAGCGGTTTTGATGTTTTTAATCTCGCTTGGCGCGTCGCGCAAAATGCAAATGGTGCCTATGGGTTTGCAGAATGTGTATGAGAGCATCATTAGCGCGATTTTGAGCGTGGCTAAGGATATTATAGGCGAAGAATTAGCCCGCAAATACTTCCCCCTAGCTGGCACGATCGCTTTGTATGTCTTTTTTTCTAACATGATAGGCATTATTCCTGGCTTTGAATCCCCTACGGCTAGCTGGAGCTTTACGCTGGTTTTAGCGCTGATTGTGTTTTTTTATTACCATTTTGAAGGCATCAGAGTGCAGGGCTTTTTTAAGTATTTCGCTCATTTTGCAGGCCCTGTGAAGTGGCTCGCCCCTTTCATGTTCCCTATTGAGATCATCTCGCATTTTTCTAGGATCGTGTCTTTATCGTTTCGTTTGTTTGGGAATATCAAGGGCGATGACATGTTCTTGCTCATCATGCTTTTGTTAGTGCCTTGGGCGGTTCCTGTAGCGCCCTTTATGGTCTTGTTTTTTATGGGGATTTTACAAGCTTTTGTTTTTATGATCCTCACTTATGTGTATTTGGCAGGGGCTGTTTTAACCGATGAAGGGCATTAA
- a CDS encoding RNA-binding protein, whose protein sequence is MKNIYVGNLVYSATSEQVKELFSQFGKVFNVKLIYDRETKKPKGFGFVEMQEEGVREAIAKLDNTDFMGRTIRVTEANPKKS, encoded by the coding sequence TTGAAAAACATTTATGTAGGGAATTTGGTTTATAGCGCTACCAGTGAGCAAGTCAAGGAGCTTTTCAGTCAATTTGGCAAAGTGTTTAATGTCAAACTGATCTATGACAGAGAAACGAAGAAACCTAAAGGTTTTGGCTTTGTAGAAATGCAAGAAGAGGGCGTTAGGGAAGCGATTGCTAAATTAGACAATACGGATTTTATGGGCAGAACGATTAGGGTAACCGAAGCCAATCCTAAAAAGTCTTAA
- a CDS encoding glycosyltransferase family 25 protein, with amino-acid sequence MRVFIISLNQKVCDTFGLVFRDTTTLLNSIDATHHQAQIFDAIYSKTFEGGLHPLVKKHLHPYFITQNIKGMGGITTNPISEVSKFYYALKYHAKFMSLGELGCYASHYSLWQKCIELGEPICILEDDITLKEDFKEGLDFLEKHIQELGYIRLHLLYDASVKSEPLSHKNHEIQERVGIIKAYSHGVGTQGYVITPKIAKVFLKHSRKWVVPVDTIMDATFIHGVKNLVLQPFVIADDEQISTIVRKEEPYSPKIALMRELHFKFLKWWQFV; translated from the coding sequence TTGCGTGTTTTTATCATTTCTTTAAATCAAAAAGTGTGCGATACATTTGGTTTGGTTTTTAGAGACACCACGACTTTACTCAATAGCATCGATGCCACCCACCACCAAGCACAAATTTTTGATGCGATTTATTCTAAAACTTTTGAAGGCGGGTTGCACCCCTTAGTGAAAAAGCATTTACACCCTTATTTCATCACGCAAAACATCAAAGGCATGGGGGGGATTACAACCAATCCTATCAGTGAGGTTTCTAAGTTTTATTACGCTTTAAAATACCATGCGAAGTTTATGAGCTTGGGGGAACTTGGGTGCTATGCGAGCCATTATTCCTTGTGGCAAAAATGCATAGAGTTAGGTGAGCCTATTTGTATTTTAGAAGACGATATAACCTTGAAAGAGGATTTTAAAGAGGGCTTGGATTTTTTAGAAAAACACATCCAAGAGTTAGGCTATATCCGCTTGCATTTGTTGTATGATGCCAGTGTAAAAAGTGAGCCATTGAGCCATAAAAACCACGAGATACAAGAGCGTGTGGGAATCATTAAGGCTTATAGCCATGGGGTGGGGACGCAAGGCTATGTGATCACGCCAAAGATTGCCAAAGTTTTTTTGAAACACAGCCGAAAATGGGTTGTTCCTGTGGATACGATAATGGACGCTACTTTTATCCATGGCGTGAAAAATCTGGTGTTACAACCTTTTGTGATCGCTGATGATGAGCAAATCTCTACGATAGTGCGAAAAGAAGAACCCTATAGCCCTAAAATCGCTCTAATGAGAGAACTCCATTTTAAATTTTTGAAATGGTGGCAGTTTGTATAA
- the trxB gene encoding thioredoxin-disulfide reductase yields MIDCAIIGGGPAGLSAGLYATRGGVKNAVLFEKGMPGGQITGSSEIENYPGVKEVVSGLDFMQPWQEQCFRFGLKHEMTAIQRVSKKGSHFVILAEDGKTFEAKSVIIATGGSPKRTGIKGESEYWGKGVSTCATCDGFFYKNKEVAVLGGGDTAVEEAIYLANICKKVYLIHRRDGFRCAPITLEHAKNNDKIEFLTPYVVEEIKGDASGVSSLSIKNTATNETRELVVPGFFIFVGYDVNNAVLKQEDNSMLCKCDEYGSVVVDFSMKTNVQGLFAAGDIRIFAPKQVVCAASDGATAALSVISYLEHH; encoded by the coding sequence ATGATAGATTGCGCGATTATTGGAGGTGGTCCTGCGGGTTTGAGTGCGGGGCTTTATGCCACTAGAGGCGGTGTTAAAAACGCCGTTTTATTTGAGAAAGGAATGCCTGGGGGGCAAATCACTGGCAGTAGTGAGATTGAAAACTATCCGGGCGTTAAGGAAGTGGTGAGCGGGTTGGATTTCATGCAACCATGGCAGGAGCAGTGCTTCCGCTTTGGCTTAAAGCATGAAATGACCGCTATTCAAAGGGTTTCTAAAAAAGGCTCTCATTTTGTTATTTTGGCAGAAGACGGCAAGACTTTTGAAGCTAAGAGCGTGATCATCGCTACCGGTGGTAGCCCTAAACGCACAGGCATCAAGGGCGAGTCAGAATATTGGGGTAAAGGCGTGAGCACTTGTGCGACATGCGATGGCTTCTTTTACAAAAATAAGGAAGTAGCGGTGCTTGGTGGGGGCGATACCGCCGTAGAAGAGGCGATTTATCTAGCCAACATCTGCAAAAAAGTCTATCTCATCCACAGAAGAGATGGTTTTAGGTGTGCACCTATCACTTTAGAGCATGCTAAAAACAATGATAAGATTGAGTTTTTAACCCCTTATGTGGTAGAAGAAATCAAGGGCGATGCTTCTGGCGTGTCTTCTTTAAGCATTAAAAACACAGCCACTAACGAAACAAGAGAATTGGTTGTGCCGGGATTTTTTATTTTTGTGGGTTATGATGTGAATAACGCCGTGTTGAAACAAGAAGATAACTCCATGCTATGCAAATGCGATGAATACGGATCTGTTGTCGTGGATTTTTCCATGAAGACGAATGTTCAGGGCTTGTTTGCGGCAGGAGATATTCGCATTTTTGCCCCTAAGCAAGTGGTTTGTGCTGCAAGCGATGGCGCTACGGCAGCCTTAAGCGTGATTTCTTATTTAGAACACCATTAA
- the trxA gene encoding thioredoxin, whose translation MSHYIELTEENFESTIKKGVALVDFWAPWCGPCKMLSPVIDELASEYQGKAKICKVNTDEQEELSAKFGIRSIPTLLFTKDGEVVHQLVGVQTKVALKEQLNKLLG comes from the coding sequence ATGAGTCACTATATTGAATTAACTGAAGAAAATTTTGAAAGCACCATTAAAAAAGGGGTTGCGTTAGTGGATTTTTGGGCGCCATGGTGTGGTCCTTGCAAGATGCTATCCCCTGTGATTGATGAATTAGCTAGCGAATATCAAGGTAAGGCTAAGATTTGTAAAGTCAATACCGATGAGCAAGAAGAATTGAGCGCGAAATTTGGGATTAGAAGCATTCCTACGCTTTTATTCACAAAAGATGGCGAAGTCGTTCATCAGTTGGTGGGCGTGCAAACTAAAGTTGCTTTAAAAGAGCAATTGAACAAACTTCTAGGCTAG
- a CDS encoding YraN family protein, producing MRFLNNKHREKGLKAEEEACGFLKSLGFEMVERNFFSQFGEIDIIALKKGVLHFIEVKSGENFDPIYAITPSKLRKMIKTIRCYLSQKDPNSDFCIDALIVKNGKFELLENITF from the coding sequence ATGCGTTTTTTGAACAACAAACATAGAGAAAAGGGCTTGAAGGCTGAAGAAGAGGCTTGCGGGTTTTTAAAATCGTTGGGCTTTGAAATGGTGGAGAGGAACTTCTTTTCACAATTTGGCGAAATTGATATTATCGCTTTGAAAAAAGGGGTTTTGCATTTCATTGAAGTCAAAAGTGGGGAAAATTTTGATCCCATTTATGCGATCACGCCGAGTAAATTAAGAAAGATGATCAAAACGATCCGCTGTTATTTGTCTCAAAAAGATCCCAACAGCGATTTTTGCATTGACGCCCTCATTGTGAAAAATGGTAAATTTGAGCTTTTAGAAAATATCACTTTTTAA